The following are from one region of the Lacinutrix sp. Bg11-31 genome:
- the rodA gene encoding rod shape-determining protein RodA: protein MRQTDRHFKFDWITIMLFFMLAGFGWLNILSASHSGEIIDYFSFTEFYGKQLIFIILSVLLIILILSIDAKFYERFSSVIYFASLLSLVGLFIFGKTINGATSWYDLGGMTLQPSEFAKAATALAVAKYVSDLQTDIRQFKHQIRIFGIIIIPAFLILLQKDAGSTLVYGAFFFVLYREGLPKIYLIIGSLLIVLAICALKFGVVITMLVSAVIVFGYYFSKKKKPSFFQPVITLTIALLISFVVRFAYDTLLPFHQKDRITIWLSLEKDAGKLEKMKKEAAYNLLESEKAISAGGWKGKGFMEGTRTTGKFVPEQHTDYIFTTVGEEWGFIGSFGVVLVFVLLILRILHLAELQKSQFSRVYGYSVGAILFIHFLINIGMVMGLIPTIGIPLPLFSYGGSGLWGFTILVFIFVKLDSNRINEW from the coding sequence ATGAGACAAACTGATAGACATTTCAAATTCGATTGGATTACCATCATGCTTTTCTTTATGCTAGCAGGTTTTGGTTGGTTAAATATTTTATCTGCTTCTCATTCAGGTGAAATTATCGACTACTTTAGTTTTACAGAGTTTTATGGCAAACAGCTTATATTTATTATCCTTTCGGTTCTACTAATAATTCTTATTTTATCTATAGACGCTAAGTTTTACGAGCGTTTTTCTAGTGTTATCTATTTTGCTTCTCTGCTCTCCTTAGTTGGGTTATTCATCTTTGGAAAGACTATTAATGGCGCAACGTCCTGGTACGACTTAGGAGGCATGACCTTACAACCAAGTGAATTTGCCAAAGCCGCAACGGCTTTAGCTGTTGCAAAATACGTAAGCGATTTACAAACAGACATAAGGCAATTTAAGCATCAAATTCGCATTTTCGGCATTATTATCATACCAGCATTTCTTATTTTATTGCAAAAAGATGCAGGAAGTACGCTAGTATATGGCGCCTTTTTCTTTGTATTATATCGCGAAGGCTTACCAAAAATTTATTTAATTATTGGTTCTCTTTTAATAGTTTTAGCCATCTGCGCTTTAAAATTTGGAGTCGTTATCACCATGCTTGTTTCTGCTGTTATTGTGTTTGGTTATTATTTTTCTAAAAAGAAAAAACCATCATTTTTTCAACCAGTAATCACTTTAACCATTGCATTATTAATTTCATTTGTTGTTCGTTTTGCTTACGACACGCTTCTACCTTTCCATCAAAAAGATAGAATTACCATTTGGCTAAGCCTTGAAAAAGACGCAGGAAAGCTAGAAAAAATGAAAAAAGAAGCTGCTTACAACCTCTTAGAAAGCGAAAAAGCAATTAGTGCTGGTGGTTGGAAAGGAAAAGGTTTTATGGAAGGCACACGTACTACAGGTAAATTTGTCCCAGAACAGCATACAGACTATATTTTTACAACTGTAGGTGAAGAATGGGGATTTATAGGCAGTTTTGGTGTTGTTCTTGTTTTTGTACTTCTTATTTTGCGCATATTACATTTAGCCGAACTCCAGAAATCTCAATTTAGTCGTGTCTATGGTTATTCGGTTGGAGCCATATTATTTATACATTTTCTAATTAATATTGGTATGGTTATGGGCTTAATACCTACTATTGGTATTCCATTACCTCTATTTAGTTATGGAGGTTCTGGACTTTGGGGATTTACTATTCTAGTATTCATTTTTGTAAAACTAGATTCTAATCGAATTAATGAGTGGTAA
- the mrdA gene encoding penicillin-binding protein 2, with amino-acid sequence MRQFLLFLSVILVGIIFTTRLFYLQIYNSDADSILNDNAIRKVYDYPKRGFVYDRNGTLLVANQPSYDVMVIPREVEPLDTLEFCRLLKIDKERFDKQLKKAKHYSWRLPSPFVSHLSKEDYAVLQEKMRKFTGFHIQKRSLRQYETTIGANVLGDIGEVNNRDIANDPYYKMGDLMGKQGVEKSYDTILRGRKGIKFIQKDRFNRNIGPYKEGEYDTIPEQGKDIKITIDSDLQAYGEWLMQNKRGGIIAIEPSTGEILAMIAAPTYNPNDLVGRKRSKNFNKLIRDTIAKPLFNRSLQGVYNPGSPFKLMNALVALQEGVISTSEKIACHHGYKYGNRFMGCHCGGGSRDMVLGIQKSCNAYFATVYRRILDKDGNASEGIDHWSKHVKSFGLGKYLNNDLVVGQKGRIPDRKYYKYAYPREFYSTYTISNAIGQGEVSTTPIQLANMIAAIANRGYYYTPHIVKSIEGESLPENFTKPKYTTIDKQHFEPVIEGMLQVYKKGTASSLQVKGLDICGKTGTVENYAIIDSVRTQLTDHSIFVAFAPKDNPKIALAVFVENGYFGSRFAGKIASLMIEKYVNKTISRKDLETWLLTHSLENEYAKPYSGEPFQINRGSQYQVIPMEEVIDLPEEAKIKL; translated from the coding sequence ATGAGACAATTTTTACTCTTTCTTTCTGTTATTCTTGTTGGTATAATTTTTACTACAAGACTATTCTATTTACAAATTTATAATTCGGATGCTGATAGTATTCTAAATGACAATGCTATTAGAAAGGTTTACGACTACCCAAAAAGAGGCTTTGTTTACGATAGAAATGGAACCCTTTTAGTAGCAAACCAACCTTCTTACGATGTTATGGTTATACCCAGAGAAGTAGAACCATTAGATACTTTAGAGTTTTGCCGATTGTTAAAAATCGATAAGGAACGTTTTGATAAGCAATTAAAAAAAGCCAAACATTATTCTTGGCGATTACCTTCGCCTTTTGTTTCGCATTTATCTAAAGAAGATTATGCAGTACTTCAAGAAAAAATGAGGAAATTCACTGGTTTTCATATTCAGAAACGTTCTTTACGTCAATACGAAACAACCATTGGAGCCAATGTATTAGGAGATATTGGAGAAGTAAATAATAGAGACATAGCAAATGACCCTTATTATAAAATGGGTGATTTAATGGGAAAGCAAGGTGTTGAGAAATCTTACGACACCATTCTTCGCGGTAGAAAAGGCATAAAATTTATTCAAAAAGATAGATTTAATAGAAATATTGGCCCTTACAAAGAAGGTGAATATGATACCATTCCAGAACAAGGAAAGGACATAAAAATAACCATAGATTCAGATCTTCAAGCCTATGGAGAATGGTTAATGCAAAACAAACGAGGTGGAATAATTGCGATAGAACCTAGTACAGGCGAAATTTTAGCTATGATTGCTGCTCCAACATACAATCCTAATGATTTAGTAGGAAGAAAACGCTCTAAGAACTTTAATAAGCTAATTAGAGATACAATAGCTAAGCCGTTATTTAATAGAAGTCTACAAGGTGTATACAATCCTGGTTCTCCTTTTAAACTAATGAATGCACTTGTGGCATTGCAAGAAGGTGTAATATCGACAAGCGAAAAAATAGCATGTCATCACGGCTATAAATACGGAAATCGTTTTATGGGCTGTCATTGTGGAGGTGGATCGAGAGATATGGTTTTAGGTATTCAAAAATCTTGTAACGCTTATTTTGCTACTGTTTATAGAAGAATATTAGATAAAGACGGTAACGCATCGGAAGGCATAGACCATTGGAGTAAACATGTAAAAAGTTTTGGACTTGGTAAATATTTAAATAATGATTTGGTTGTTGGCCAAAAAGGAAGAATACCAGACAGAAAGTACTATAAATACGCTTATCCAAGAGAGTTTTACTCTACCTATACTATTTCTAATGCCATTGGTCAAGGAGAAGTTTCTACTACACCAATACAATTAGCAAATATGATTGCTGCTATTGCAAATAGAGGTTACTATTACACGCCTCATATTGTAAAATCTATTGAAGGAGAATCGCTACCAGAAAATTTTACCAAACCAAAATACACAACAATAGATAAACAGCATTTTGAACCTGTTATAGAAGGCATGCTACAAGTTTACAAAAAAGGAACAGCAAGTAGTCTGCAAGTAAAAGGTCTAGATATCTGCGGAAAAACTGGTACTGTTGAAAATTATGCAATAATCGATAGCGTAAGAACTCAATTAACAGACCACTCAATTTTTGTTGCTTTCGCTCCAAAAGACAATCCTAAAATAGCTTTAGCAGTATTTGTAGAAAACGGGTATTTTGGAAGTAGATTCGCTGGTAAAATTGCTAGTTTAATGATTGAGAAATACGTTAACAAAACGATTAGTAGAAAAGACTTAGAAACATGGCTATTAACACATAGTTTAGAAAACGAATATGCAAAACCATATTCTGGAGAGCCATTTCAAATTAATCGTGGATCGCAATATCAAGTTATTCCAATGGAAGAAGTTATTGATTTACCTGAAGAAGCTAAAATTAAGTTATAA
- a CDS encoding rod shape-determining protein MreD yields MTNLLSIHTIRFVVLLLLQVLLLSHVNFMGYINPYPYILFILLFPIKNNRMLFILLSFLLGLFIDMFLDSGGIHAAAAVTIAFIRPVALKFSFGAVYDHQAVKFNNVDFGQRVTYISILTVIHHFILFSLEIFNFSKIILVLKNTLFSSIFTILLCLLISIIFSGTNKK; encoded by the coding sequence ATGACTAATCTTTTATCTATACATACCATCCGTTTTGTTGTATTACTCTTATTACAAGTGTTATTACTAAGTCATGTAAATTTTATGGGTTATATAAATCCGTATCCATATATTTTATTCATTTTACTGTTTCCTATAAAAAATAACAGGATGCTATTTATTCTATTAAGCTTTCTTTTAGGCTTATTTATAGATATGTTTTTAGACTCTGGAGGTATTCATGCAGCTGCAGCTGTAACTATTGCATTTATTCGTCCTGTTGCTTTAAAATTTAGTTTCGGTGCCGTTTACGACCATCAAGCAGTTAAATTTAATAACGTCGATTTTGGACAACGTGTTACTTATATATCCATACTAACGGTTATTCATCATTTTATTTTATTCTCACTTGAAATATTTAACTTTTCTAAGATAATTTTAGTACTAAAAAACACGTTATTCTCAAGTATATTCACTATACTATTATGCCTTTTAATATCAATAATTTTTAGTGGCACAAATAAAAAATGA
- the mreC gene encoding rod shape-determining protein MreC: protein MQQIVNFILRNKTFLLFALLLFISVMLTIQSHSYHRSRFINSANFISGGVFNTSNNISDYFGLREQNKLLQEENNQLKSILFNTKNSTDSTFIDSLNFANHYKFTAAQVMRNSYAGTNNILLLNKGENDSIKQDFGVISSKGIIGIIEKTDSKYATVLSILNTTSSISAKLKKTNHFGSIKWNGQSPNQIQLSEIPKIAPVATGDTITTSGRSTIFPKGIPIGTISNFKLDTAENYYEIEVALFNDMTNIEHVYIIENKDAKHIENLLDTND from the coding sequence ATGCAACAAATAGTAAATTTTATACTAAGAAACAAAACGTTTCTTCTGTTTGCGCTATTGCTATTTATTTCGGTAATGTTAACGATACAATCGCATAGCTACCATAGAAGCAGGTTTATAAATTCGGCTAACTTTATAAGTGGTGGTGTTTTTAATACTTCTAATAATATTAGTGACTATTTTGGGTTAAGAGAACAAAACAAATTACTTCAAGAAGAGAACAACCAATTAAAGTCTATTCTTTTTAATACTAAAAACAGTACAGATTCTACTTTTATAGATAGTTTAAATTTTGCAAATCATTACAAATTTACGGCTGCTCAAGTAATGAGAAACAGCTATGCAGGAACCAACAATATTCTACTTTTAAATAAAGGAGAAAACGATAGTATTAAACAAGATTTTGGTGTTATTTCAAGCAAAGGTATTATTGGAATTATTGAAAAAACGGATTCTAAATACGCGACGGTACTTTCTATATTAAATACCACAAGTAGTATAAGTGCTAAACTTAAAAAAACCAATCATTTTGGATCTATAAAATGGAATGGACAATCACCAAACCAGATACAACTTAGCGAAATACCAAAAATTGCACCTGTAGCTACTGGAGACACTATTACTACTTCTGGACGTTCTACAATTTTCCCTAAAGGTATTCCTATTGGTACTATATCTAATTTCAAATTAGATACCGCAGAAAATTATTATGAAATTGAAGTTGCTCTTTTTAATGACATGACAAATATTGAGCACGTTTACATTATTGAAAACAAAGATGCAAAACATATAGAAAACCTATTAGACACTAATGACTAA
- a CDS encoding rod shape-determining protein: MGFFDFLTEEIAIDLGTANTLIIHNDKVVVDAPSIVARDRISGKIIAVGQEANLMQGKTHENIKTIRPLKDGVIADFDASEQMISMFIKNIPALKKKLFTPSLRMVVCIPSGITEVEMRAVKESCERVNGKEVYLIHEPMAAAIGIGVDIMQPKGNMIVDIGGGTTEIAVIALGGIVCDKSVKIAGDVFTNDIIYYMRTQHNLYVGERTAEKIKIQIGAATEDLDLPPEDMSVQGRDLLTGKPKQVQISYREIAKALDKSILRIEDAVMETLSQTPPELAADIYNTGIYLAGGGSMLRGLDKRLSQKTDLPVYIAEDPLRAVVRGTGITLKNLAKYKSVLIK, from the coding sequence ATGGGATTTTTTGACTTCCTAACAGAAGAAATCGCAATAGATTTAGGAACTGCAAACACACTAATTATACACAACGACAAAGTTGTTGTAGATGCACCTTCCATTGTGGCGAGAGATCGCATTTCGGGAAAAATAATAGCAGTTGGTCAAGAAGCCAATTTAATGCAAGGAAAAACGCACGAAAATATTAAAACAATTAGACCATTAAAAGATGGTGTAATTGCAGATTTTGATGCTTCTGAGCAAATGATAAGCATGTTTATTAAAAACATTCCTGCGCTTAAAAAGAAATTATTCACACCCTCTTTACGTATGGTAGTTTGTATTCCTTCTGGAATTACAGAAGTAGAAATGCGTGCCGTAAAAGAATCATGCGAACGTGTAAATGGTAAAGAAGTTTACTTAATACACGAGCCAATGGCTGCTGCTATTGGTATTGGAGTGGATATTATGCAACCTAAAGGAAACATGATTGTAGATATTGGAGGTGGAACAACCGAAATTGCTGTAATCGCCTTAGGTGGTATTGTTTGCGACAAATCTGTTAAAATTGCAGGTGATGTTTTTACAAATGATATTATTTATTACATGCGCACACAACACAATCTTTATGTTGGTGAGCGTACTGCCGAAAAAATAAAAATTCAAATTGGTGCTGCTACCGAAGATTTAGATTTACCTCCAGAAGATATGAGCGTTCAAGGACGTGATTTATTAACTGGAAAACCTAAGCAGGTTCAAATTTCTTATAGAGAGATTGCGAAAGCTTTAGATAAATCTATTCTTAGAATCGAGGATGCTGTAATGGAAACATTATCGCAAACACCTCCAGAATTAGCTGCAGATATTTATAATACTGGAATTTATTTAGCTGGTGGTGGTTCTATGCTTCGTGGTTTAGACAAGCGTTTATCTCAAAAAACAGATTTACCTGTTTATATTGCTGAGGATCCTTTACGTGCTGTTGTTCGTGGAACTGGGATTACCCTTAAAAACCTTGCGAAATACAAAAGTGTATTGATAAAATAA